From the genome of Vicia villosa cultivar HV-30 ecotype Madison, WI linkage group LG2, Vvil1.0, whole genome shotgun sequence, one region includes:
- the LOC131647503 gene encoding uncharacterized protein C683.02c-like produces MEFLRKYFPEDVRGKKEIEFLELKQGNKSVVEYAAKFGELAKFYQYYDGANGEFSKCIKFENGLRPEIKKAVSYQKIRIFADLVDSCRIYEEDNNAHYRVINEKRGKNQQSREKPYDAGKGKQRVTHGHKTSGGDAPARIICFKCGQPGHKSNACTADMKRCYRCGKTGHMSSDCKHKDVVCFNCGAEGHIDSQCQKPKKTAVGGKVFALSGTQTSSEDGLVRGDSH; encoded by the exons atggagttcttaaggaaatactttcctgaggatgtccgtggtaagaaggagattgaattccttgagctgaaacaagggaacaagtctgttgtggagtatgctgctaagtttggtgagctggctaagttttaccaatactatgatggtgcgaatggtgagttttccaagtgtatcaagtttgagaatgggttgcgtccagaAATCAAGAAAGCGGTTAGTTACCAGAAGATCCGTATTTTTGCTGATTTGGTGGATAGTTGTCGGATTTATGAGgaggacaacaatgctcattatcgtgttATTAATGAGAAGAGGGGCAAGAATCAACAAAGCCGCGAGAAACCGTATGATGCTGGTAAAGGGAAGCAAAGAGTTACTCATGGTCATaagactagtgggggagatgctcctgctaggattatatgcttcaagtgtggtcaaCCTGGTCATAAGAGCAATGCTTGTACTGCTGATATGAAGAGGTGTTACCGTTGTGGTAAGACGGGACACATGTCATCTGATTGTAAGCATAAGGATGTTGTTTGCTTTAACTGTGGTGCGGAGGGGCATATTGATAGCCAgtgtcagaagccaaagaagACAGCTGTAGGTGGTAAAGTGTTTGCTTTGTCAGGAACTCAGACATCTAGTGAGGATGGCCTTGttagag gtgattcgcattga